The DNA region GGTCGAACTCGACCAGCCCGACGCCATCGGGGCCGACCGGTTGTGCAACCTCTTCGGGGCCGAGCGTTATCTCGACACGCACGAGTACGCCGTCGTCGTGGACTTCGGCACGAGTACGAATTTCGACGTGATCGGGCGGGGGCGGCGCTTCGTCGGAGGCATCCTCGCCACGGGCGCCCAGGTCAGCGCCGACGCTCTGTTCGCCCGCGCCGCCAAGCTGCCCCGCATCGCGCTGGAGGCGCCCAGGACCGCCATCGGCAAGAACACGGTTCACGCCCTGCAATCGGGCCTCGTCTACGGGTACGCCGAGATGGTGGACGGTCTGCTGCGCCGCATCCGCGCCGAACTGCCGGGTCCCGCCGTCGCCGTTGCCACCGGGGGCTTTTCCCGCACCGTCGAGGGCATCTGCCGCGAGATCGACCATTACGACGAGACGCTGACCCTGCGCGGGCTGGTGGAGTTGTGGGCGAGCCGGGAAGGGATGGGAGTTGACCGGGCAAGTGGAGCG from Deinococcus aetherius includes:
- a CDS encoding type III pantothenate kinase; the encoded protein is MPASFPLLVVDIGNTSTVLGLADEGLNLTHTWRVRTNRDVLPDDLALQLHGLFTLAGAQAPHAAVLSSVAPPVGQNYALALRRHFGVEPFEVSAASLPDVRVELDQPDAIGADRLCNLFGAERYLDTHEYAVVVDFGTSTNFDVIGRGRRFVGGILATGAQVSADALFARAAKLPRIALEAPRTAIGKNTVHALQSGLVYGYAEMVDGLLRRIRAELPGPAVAVATGGFSRTVEGICREIDHYDETLTLRGLVELWASREGMGVDRASGAAR